From Malaya genurostris strain Urasoe2022 chromosome 2, Malgen_1.1, whole genome shotgun sequence:
TCTCTAACCAGTTAAAAATGCAGTAGAACacttatgagaaaaaaaaatgtgtgtggaGCACGCTCACAGGAGAGTCTTTGATGTTTAGGTGGCACATGAGAGAGCGGAATGTGTGCAATTTGAATGCGCTTAGCAACactgcaggtatgtagtgttagttaaaaaaaataagtggaaataacttcagaaattctctagtaaaactagtccaacgggactCCGACTCCTCATAttcaaaatggctcaacaatggacatttgtctgccgggtttgttgaacgaaaaaaatgtcatTTGGTTCAATGGTCTGctccaaaatcggcaaacgaaggtcccgtgtttgcctcccgttgaacgattgattagatcaacgaaggaccaccgttgaaccgacgacacgaccagacactccgaagcaaaattttaataaaaagtgttcgtgagcgatttaccgccagttatcgAATATTGAAAAACCCCtaggtaataataaaaatatattttacaagCATCACTGCTGTGGTTGCTACGAAATAGTCGCCATGCACggcataataaacaaacagGTAATACTTTAAAAGATGTACTATAagtaaaacagtttaacatatatCAAGTTAGGCTAAAATATATTCATTGTAGGAATGTGCCAGTTATTATGGAGATAACACTATGAGGATGTGATGGTGATCTATCAAAATGGAACATATCCGCCTATATTTACCACTGAATTTTTCTGTAGCAAAACAAATTATCTCACGACCAACAAAGCACTCTCAAGAACTATTTACTTACAAAAAACTTTCGACTTGCTGTAATACGAGCACAATAAATATAGATTTCATCATtctacatttttatttattccggACGTTTGAAATATAAATTACTAAGAAACCGGTAAATGTTAGCGCAGATTAAAGTTGATTGTAATTGTAATCACAGCATGTTTCACCGGTACcttaatcatttatttattgttgcatttttatataatttaaataatggTGAAGTCATTTGAAATTCGTGAAATCTGattaaaaatgtgcaaaaatttggATCGAAAAACATTCgaaatataaataatttaaGCTGTTCTAGTACATTTgcattaaaagtaaaaaaataacgGCAATCACGATCGGGACTTTTCACCGAATTTCGAAATTGCGGCACATCACGTACATTCGGGGTCATACACGTTCATCTGAATGCCTCAATGGGTTGCAGACCATTCTGGTCTCACGATGAAATTTTCTTCAATCTAACTAGTCCGCTAGCTGTGAAAAGATAAACAATGGTAACTAGGGTTACTGTAACTGTTATTTCGAAAACAACAATTTCTCAGACCGCGTTGccaatttcaaacatttttcataagatatcattttgacattaccagttactgaggggtagctcgatttacgatacagttttaaaagcgagtggcaggtcgtgtcgtcggttgaacGTTTTTCTAAGAGGGATTCTTGCTGTTACTTGCTTATCTTTACTGAAAGTAGTAACGGTTACGTATGGATCGATCGTCTCTTGTTGGTTTGCTTGCTggttcgaagtgtaaccaaagataaactcaagataaagTAGTCTGTGTTTTCTTATGATGATATAAGATATGATCATAAgatatgatatgatatgatgATATGTAAAACATATATTCATTAAATGTATTATTTATCAACATTCAAAGTAACAATCATCCATCGAGAAGATAGTTATGATATGAATACCACtacatcacagactaacagacaggacactcaaattagattcttcaatcattgtaacggtcatttcgaatattcctttatttgggacagtactcacatgtgtcatgatggcgccacgttaccctatcaaaaacatcttgtctgtcatctagactgtgtttatttttttcatttaccaacagagttgccattcatacagaattacctgtaatgtattgatttgtatacgtccatgcgaatttcatgcaggatacagattcaatacatattgccaaaactatatacataactgtgcctacttctcatcccccaacgcaatacaaaatcgaacccgttttgttacaatatttacttgcttctggtctgctgccacttaatttcgggtgaaaactaccaacacaataaaaaatagtctagatgagcaacgttgagtcaaataaatggttatcttccaacatcgcgaaaaagttgaatatattatcaacgtaatccaataatttattgtgacgattcattttcaaatattttgatgaaatcaggcatccctgcaagcagctgatcggtgttgacaaacgaggagaaaccaactagtaaaaaaactattacataacccaaggggtgtacagatagtaaatagttcgcgcagtacaatataggtggagctagtgcatcacgaaaaattatttttataagaatttactcatactgtcatgtctgttagtctgtgactacATTGTATATGAGAATCATGTAACTTTTATTAGATTGTGAATTGAATAGAAGCTAAATGTTATTCCTTGAAAAACTACGTGAAAAGtatggtggaaaatattcacataacttttcacgtaaatatgatgtgatttattttttgagtgcatgtatcatttgaaaatgagtagctagtactcaaactctgagtaactttttctaagcgtgcgccctaatgaaaaatcaaccgagaattcctCTCCGTGAGTGAACCGTGAGtacaataaatgatttattgTTCTTTTCAGTGTAGTGAGTGCGTTTGGAACCCATTTCATTGGAGAGTTCTTTGTTTATAAAGATTGATAGTTGACAACGTAAAAATATCTTGCAGTGCACATTGTTCTACAGTGGAATTTCTTTTTtaaaagtatcattgaagtagtaAAGGTCAACATGAAGTTTCCTTGGTCTCATTCGACCCTGGTTGAGGTCCTTAAAAGTAACTATAAACATCACCGTAAATGCGATAAAGTATGTGAAGGTAAGTTATTGCGTTAAAGTTGATAGTAAATATCAATGTATCAAACGGGCGAGATAGATCTTCATAGGTCCCAGCCCTGTCAGTGTTGACACACCAGAGAAAAATAATCAATGTACGAACTATTTCCAGACATCACTAATAAAAAACTAGAGCTTTCCGATTTTGTGGAAGAATTAGGACCAGCATTAACCCACGAAGATCACCAAATTAGAATGAAGGCGACAATGCTTTTGTCGAACGTATTAGAAAATCTACCTTCAGATTTACTAACTGCGAAGCAAGTTGAATTTTTGGTTACATTTTACTGCGATCGAATGAAAGATCATCATTCAATGATTCCCGCGATACTTGATGGTTTATCATCACTAGTAGATATGAAAAATCTTCCTCAGGGAGCCGCCAGCAAAATTGTTAGTTCCCTTTCCATGAATATCCCTTGCCAAAGTCAAGCAAAAGATGACCGTGCTAAGTATTTCAAAATAATTGGTCACTTAGCTGATTACAAGCAGGAAGAGTTGATTAATTTGGGTGCGGATTTTTTGTTAGCTGTAATAGATGCCATGGGAGGTGAAAGAGACCCTcgaaatttattgtttttattcgacttcatgcCACAGTTCCTACGAAAGTATCCTTTATTGCATTTAGCTGAAGAAATGTTCGAAATGTTTGCTTGTTACTTTCCTATTGATTTCCATCCAAGTCAAAATGATCCCGAAGTTATAACAAGAGAAATGCTGGCTGCCAGATTGGAAGACTGTCTTTGTGGAACAAATCGTTTTGCTGTACATTGTATAACATTGTTGTTAGAGAAATTGGAGAGTGATCTCAGCGTTGCTAAACTTGATTCTATGCGTTTGTTGGTAAGTTGATTGTAGGTAAATATACGATATTGCCTcattaatttttaaatattttcttgtAGATTAGGTGTACGGAGGAATTTCATTTAATTGACATAAGTGATCATATTGATGATATATGGAAGGCATTGAAACTAGAATTGCTATCAGGAAATGAAAAAACTGAAGTTTTCCAGTTAGCAATTAACAGTACGAAACATCTTGTAATTGCTACTCAAGTGGACGCAACACTAGGAGAGCATCTTTTGACAAATATTTTTGTTGCGATTATGGGAAGTTTAGCAGAAGTTACATCTAGATTATTTGATCACTGCGTCAAAATTGCTTTGGCTTGTGCTGAGGCATCAGCTGAAACCGGGCTGTTCGTTGTAGACAAGCTTGTTCCTATAACGCTTTCACAGTTGCACACTGATGAACTTAATGAACAACAAAAATGTTCACTTATTGAAGTTATTCAGCAAATAATACTTATCTGCAAACAAAAATCAGTTTTGCATCGAATGTCTCCGGACACCATAAATGCTGTACAGAAAGAGTTAATCCAAATTTTAGTGCAAGAAGATGATTCCAGtcagataaaaagaatagctttATCCACTGTTACAAGCATACCTGAATTGATCATTGACGAGAATCGTTTTGTAGTATATACAACAATTATTCATGTACTTTTATCTTCGAGAGACACTCGTTTAAACGTCGAAGACTGTCTTTATGAATTTGCTATTCAGTATGCTGCTGAAGTTACGAATGTCATTGTTGATAAACTGATTGCAAAGATATATGACGTAGTATCTTCTTCTACTGAACGGATATTTCATGCGTTAGCACGATTGCTAGCATTGGAGTCTATGAGCGAAAAATTGCTAGAGTTCTTCTTGGATCTAATTTTCCATAAACCCGGAAGTGAGCTTATCGCCATTTTAGCAATGCAAACTTTAGAGTTGGCTCTTTCAAAAAAAGActgtgaaaatatttctaccaTTTTGTATGAGAAGCATAAGCTAATGGACAAATTTGTCAAGcagatacattttgaaaaatcaccttACTCTTCTGATTATTTTTATGCAATGTCAAACTTAATAAGAGCTGTGATGAAAAAACTTCCACCTGCAGTACAGGAATCCATCGTGAAAGATCTTCTTCCCTGTATGGATTTGACAAAGGAGTACGATCTGTACTTGACGTCGGGAATTCTTGGTTACTTAGATGAAACGGTATCCATAGAAGATCACTTCGAAAGCCTTGTAGAACGACTCACTAAACTAGTAATGGAAAGTGAGAACGAGAATGTGAGTAATTTATGTCAGCATCTATTATGTAGTTTGTTTAACCGAATGGCAGATGACGAGTATCATCGCAGTGTATTAAATAAATTACTCATCTCATTGCGAAAAGAGTTAAAGAAACACAACAAAAAGGCGATATGCATTCTCTCGTGGATAGGTAAAGGCCTTTTAGCTAGAGGTCATCCATTGGCTGGAGAAATTGTTGAAGACATTGCCGATTTATTGGATCACCCGTCTCTGGGACATATAGCTGCATTTGCGTTTGAGATTTTATCAGCAGAGTTTCCCCAGTTACATTTACCATTaatcaaaaatttgtttaaacaGAAGCTATTCGTATTAGTTATGAAGAAATTAGAGCACAAATTAGAAAATACCGCGGAAAATCATCTGAGAGCGCTAGTGCAAGTGTACGAAATTGCACCACATTTGGTGTTGAAAATGAATATCAATAAGGTAAgtaacaatttatttatttattgtaaaatcaacagacacgtTGTAGTCCTAATAATCATTTCtaataatatgtaaaaaaattggCTATATTGTGTTATATTCTGTTACGTGGAAGACTGGAAGGTTgaaatcgaacccagatgaTACTCGCTTGAACGATCTTTGTAAACCGACAACGGCACCGTCAATTCTGTAGTTAGCGCGGCGTAGAGCAAACGGATCAAAGTGGGACAATCAATCTTATATTTCAAATTATCTGCTATAGGATGTCCCAGTCAGTCTAAGcacaatttgaaaataataagCGTGCTGATCAGGCCAAAACAATACTGGCTGTACTCATTCTCAAACATGAACACTTGCTGCCATTGTATCTGTTGTCACAAATGGATTCGAAAGTAATCACCAttcacaaattgcttgccaaaccattgcccatttttttctgtaaaaatcTACTGCATCTTCAATAGTGTGTCCAGTACGGACTGTGTAGAACGGGTCACCCGTAAGCATAATTACGCATGATAGTTTTCTGCACagtattttttgaagaaatttgtgaagataacaccagatctcgacgttttatgcatttctggtGTCAAAGAGAAATTTTcgctttcgaaaatttcatttacccaattttttcataaatactttTTCAAGTTTTTGTGAAATTCAATGATTACCAATTTCTCATACATCCTATTGCGACGGTATCAGAATACTGCTGTGGTTTAGATAGTCAATTGTAATACAAATCTATAGACATTTTTACCTTGACGATTTTTTCGCTTTATCCCATTAGCATACTGCTTGTGTTTCGGTGTATAAGTCCAACCTCACGAGTTCCATACTTTCCGGCAACCCAGCAAACGACAGCGACGTGTGAGTCAAACGGTGGAGTGCAAGTTATACGAGTTCTGTAAAACCGCGTGGCAACTATCGATTTAGTGTGAGGCAGTTCGAATGGAATTATTGAAATAGTTTAACTATATGGGTTTGAGTACTGTAAGTAATACATACTGTCTAAGTAGTAAATTATACCGTACTAGATCTGTTTAAATATAACATTTCTAGCTCAATTAGTTTACTACTTAGACAGTATGTATTACTTACAGTAACAAAACCCATATAGTTCAACTATTTCAATAGCTCCATTCGAACTGCCTCACACTAAATCTGTTAGTGTGTCACGCTAGTTTAGCATATATCAACGCAAAACTAGCGTGAGTTTGCTCAAAAGAGCCGAAAGTTAACTCTCCAACAACAGCTTGGTAAAGCGAAATTTGGAAACAGAATTAGTTAGACACTATTTTAAATACTTTTGTACACAATTGATTCTAGGTACttgaaaattgtgtacaatGTTTACAGTATCGGGGTTTGGTAACAAGCGGAGCGAATGAACTTGCTTTCCGTCGATTCGATACTATGAGCACTATTTGGttagtgagggttccaaacgaCTGAGCAGTACCGAAAGGTTGAAAAAACAAGTAAAGGGATTTGAAGCTGTGTACGCCTGTAAAATGTGTAGTCATCTTCATTACAAATAAGTTCATTTCAGTTAAATTAATCTCTATTTTTTACATCTCTGTATAATTTACATTCTAAGTGATTC
This genomic window contains:
- the LOC131432515 gene encoding MMS19 nucleotide excision repair protein isoform X1 — protein: MKFPWSHSTLVEVLKSNYKHHRKCDKVCEDITNKKLELSDFVEELGPALTHEDHQIRMKATMLLSNVLENLPSDLLTAKQVEFLVTFYCDRMKDHHSMIPAILDGLSSLVDMKNLPQGAASKIVSSLSMNIPCQSQAKDDRAKYFKIIGHLADYKQEELINLGADFLLAVIDAMGGERDPRNLLFLFDFMPQFLRKYPLLHLAEEMFEMFACYFPIDFHPSQNDPEVITREMLAARLEDCLCGTNRFAVHCITLLLEKLESDLSVAKLDSMRLLIRCTEEFHLIDISDHIDDIWKALKLELLSGNEKTEVFQLAINSTKHLVIATQVDATLGEHLLTNIFVAIMGSLAEVTSRLFDHCVKIALACAEASAETGLFVVDKLVPITLSQLHTDELNEQQKCSLIEVIQQIILICKQKSVLHRMSPDTINAVQKELIQILVQEDDSSQIKRIALSTVTSIPELIIDENRFVVYTTIIHVLLSSRDTRLNVEDCLYEFAIQYAAEVTNVIVDKLIAKIYDVVSSSTERIFHALARLLALESMSEKLLEFFLDLIFHKPGSELIAILAMQTLELALSKKDCENISTILYEKHKLMDKFVKQIHFEKSPYSSDYFYAMSNLIRAVMKKLPPAVQESIVKDLLPCMDLTKEYDLYLTSGILGYLDETVSIEDHFESLVERLTKLVMESENENVSNLCQHLLCSLFNRMADDEYHRSVLNKLLISLRKELKKHNKKAICILSWIGKGLLARGHPLAGEIVEDIADLLDHPSLGHIAAFAFEILSAEFPQLHLPLIKNLFKQKLFVLVMKKLEHKLENTAENHLRALVQVYEIAPHLVLKMNINKVGPIVLKCLLLSNDKALETTLKIILHFIKDEDSFFRDHLQTLVPQLLKLSTYDSDMQVRIRALECLHFATKYPPFLLLPYKQEVVLGLQSSLDDHKRLVRNAAVTARLQWFLVGTDSSNATND
- the LOC131432515 gene encoding MMS19 nucleotide excision repair protein isoform X2, whose translation is MYELFPDITNKKLELSDFVEELGPALTHEDHQIRMKATMLLSNVLENLPSDLLTAKQVEFLVTFYCDRMKDHHSMIPAILDGLSSLVDMKNLPQGAASKIVSSLSMNIPCQSQAKDDRAKYFKIIGHLADYKQEELINLGADFLLAVIDAMGGERDPRNLLFLFDFMPQFLRKYPLLHLAEEMFEMFACYFPIDFHPSQNDPEVITREMLAARLEDCLCGTNRFAVHCITLLLEKLESDLSVAKLDSMRLLIRCTEEFHLIDISDHIDDIWKALKLELLSGNEKTEVFQLAINSTKHLVIATQVDATLGEHLLTNIFVAIMGSLAEVTSRLFDHCVKIALACAEASAETGLFVVDKLVPITLSQLHTDELNEQQKCSLIEVIQQIILICKQKSVLHRMSPDTINAVQKELIQILVQEDDSSQIKRIALSTVTSIPELIIDENRFVVYTTIIHVLLSSRDTRLNVEDCLYEFAIQYAAEVTNVIVDKLIAKIYDVVSSSTERIFHALARLLALESMSEKLLEFFLDLIFHKPGSELIAILAMQTLELALSKKDCENISTILYEKHKLMDKFVKQIHFEKSPYSSDYFYAMSNLIRAVMKKLPPAVQESIVKDLLPCMDLTKEYDLYLTSGILGYLDETVSIEDHFESLVERLTKLVMESENENVSNLCQHLLCSLFNRMADDEYHRSVLNKLLISLRKELKKHNKKAICILSWIGKGLLARGHPLAGEIVEDIADLLDHPSLGHIAAFAFEILSAEFPQLHLPLIKNLFKQKLFVLVMKKLEHKLENTAENHLRALVQVYEIAPHLVLKMNINKVGPIVLKCLLLSNDKALETTLKIILHFIKDEDSFFRDHLQTLVPQLLKLSTYDSDMQVRIRALECLHFATKYPPFLLLPYKQEVVLGLQSSLDDHKRLVRNAAVTARLQWFLVGTDSSNATND